From a single Brassica napus cultivar Da-Ae chromosome C9, Da-Ae, whole genome shotgun sequence genomic region:
- the LOC106400180 gene encoding protein NOI4-like, producing the protein MASNDAGRPLPKFGDWDVNDPATADGYTVIFSKAGEDKKTGRSSTKTNSQRKQDGDKPAVKKWLCFTFS; encoded by the coding sequence GGCATCAAACGACGCTGGAAGGCCGTTACCAAAATTTGGGGATTGGGATGTGAATGATCCGGCGACAGCGGATGGATACACGGTGATATTCAGCAAAGCCGGTGAAGATAAGAAGACAGGAAGGAGTTCGACGAAGACTAATTCTCAGAGGAAACAAGACGGTGATAAACCAGCGGTCAAGAAATGGCTCTGTTTCACCTTTTCttga
- the LOC106397318 gene encoding pentatricopeptide repeat-containing protein At2g17670 — protein sequence MGKIPSSFRSLTSTQLIKKPTASPPPRNSQNRITGTHDSPKPPQTTPSRNPFKSPNLSSAKSLFNSIAATSKIPLDTKFHNSVLQSYASIATVDDAVKLFHHILKSQPSFSPEPSTFNILLSHACRSPDSPLSNVHRVLNLMVNSGVEPNNVTTDIAARSLCESDRISDAKDLVMELSEKHSPPDMFTYNYLLKQLCKYESLNAVYEFRDKMKKSFNVKPDLVSYTILIDHVCNSKNLREAMKLVSDLGADGFKPDCFVYNTIMKGFCTLSKGSEAVGVFKKMKEDGVEPDRITYNTLIFGLSKSGRVEEARKYLQTMDEAGYEPDAVAYTALMNGMCRKGASLGALSLLEEMEAKGCAPNDVTYNTLLYGLCKGRLMDKGIEFYEMMKSKGLKLESYAYATLVRALVRSGKVAEAYEVFDYAVGSKSLSDASAYATLETSLKWVKKAKEQGLAD from the coding sequence ATGGGGAAGATCCCGTCGTCGTTTCGCTCTCTAACGTCGACGCAACTGATCAAGAAACCCACCGCATCTCCTCCCCCGCGAAACTCCCAAAACAGAATCACCGGGACTCACGACTCCCCGAAACCTCCCCAGACCACTCCCTCGAGAAACCCTTTCAAATCCCCAAACCTCTCCTCCGCCAAATCCCTCTTCAACTCAATCGCCGCCACCTCGAAAATCCCCCTCGACACCAAGTTCCACAACTCCGTCCTCCAATCCTACGCCTCCATCGCCACCGTCGACGACGCCGTCAAGCTCTTCCACCACATCCTCAAATCCCAGCCCAGTTTCTCCCCGGAGCCGTCCACCTTCAACATCCTCCTCTCCCACGCCTGCAGATCCCCCGATTCGCCTCTCTCGAACGTCCACCGAGTCCTCAACCTCATGGTGAACAGCGGCGTCGAGCCTAACAACGTCACCACCGATATCGCGGCCCGGTCCCTCTGCGAATCGGATCGGATCAGCGACGCTAAAGATTTGGTGATGGAGCTCTCCGAGAAGCACTCCCCTCCGGATATGTTCACTTATAACTACCTTCTCAAGCAGCTCTGCAAGTACGAATCGTTAAACGCTGTTTACGAGTTTAGGGATAAGATGAAGAAGTCGTTTAACGTGAAGCCGGATCTTGTTAGCTACACTATCTTGATCGATCATGTGTGTAACTCCAAGAATCTAAGGGAAGCGATGAAGCTAGTTAGCGATCTTGGTGCTGATGGTTTTAAGCCGGATTGCTTTGTGTATAATACTATTATGAAAGGGTTTTGCACGTTGAGCAAAGGGAGCGAGGCGGTTGGTGTTTTCAAGAAGATGAAGGAGGACGGTGTTGAGCCTGATCGTATCACTTACAATACTTTGATATTTGGGTTGTCGAAGTCAGGGAGGGTTGAGGAGGCGAGGAAGTATTTGCAGACTATGGATGAAGCAGGGTACGAGCCTGATGCTGTAGCTTACACGGCGCTGATGAATGGGATGTGTAGGAAAGGAGCGAGTTTGGGTGCGTTGAGTTTGTTAGAAGAGATGGAAGCGAAAGGGTGTGCTCCTAACGATGTCACTTATAATACTTTGCTTTATGGGTTGTGTAAGGGGAGGTTGATGGACAAAGGGATTGAGTTTTATGAGATGATGAAATCGAAGGGTTTGAAGCTTGAGAGTTACGCTTACGCCACGCTTGTGAGGGCGCTGGTTAGAAGTGGGAAGGTCGCGGAGGCGTATGAAGTTTTTGATTATGCAGTTGGTAGCAAAAGTTTGAGTGATGCTTCTGCGTACGCTACGCTTGAAACTTCGTTGAAATGGGTGAAGAAGGCGAAAGAACAAGGATTGGCTGACTGA